TTAATAATAAATTAAATTTAAAATTAAACATATAAACATTATATATTTTCGTGCAGTTGGTATTATAACTATAATTATAACTACTGGGGCACCAGGATTCGAACCTGGGAATGACGGGATCAAAACCCGCTGCCTTACCGTTTGGCTATGCCCCATTATCATTAAGACATATTCACACGCACGCATATACTTTATATTTTTACATTTCTTCTTTCATTATTCCAACCAATAAATAACATACGGGAGACGAGATTTGAACTCGTACACTTTATCAGTATCAGATCCTAATTCTGACGCGTCTACCTATTTTCGCCACTCCCGCGTGCTGTCTGCTGCTTATATCAATATAGCTACGACGGGACTTGAACCTGTGACCTCAGCATTATGAGTGCTGCGCTCTAACCTACTGAGCTACGTAGCCAAAATTTCGATTGACTTAACCGCAACATTCTTTTATATTCATCTTATTATTTAGATAAATATAATTACTATATAAAATAATACTAATATCATTTTATATATAAAAATTTAGTTTTATTAAAATACAGTAAACTACTCACTAATCTACAGTAACAGAAAATTAAGATTTACCTAAATTACATTTAACAATATTAATACTGCAAATACATAAAGCCATAAAAATTACATATTAACTATTTTACCATTAACAATAGTTTTTTGTATTTTATAGTCCTGATTAAAAACAGTTAAGTTAGCAATTTTATTTATTTCTAAACTACCTAAATAATGGTCCACTCTTATAGCTTTTGCTGGATATAAAGTAGCCATACGCAAAGCTTCGTCCAACGGTATTCCAATATATTCAACGCTATTTTTTATTGCTCGTATCATTGTTAAAGTTGATCCACTCAACACCCCTCTACTGTCCACACACATATTATTATGATGATATATAGTTTTGTTAGAAAAAATAAAATTAGACTTTACTTTACTAGTTCCTGCAGGACTAGTTGCATCAGTTACTAAAATTAAACGATCTCCTTTAATCTTCTTCGCATATCTAATACTAGCCCAGTGAACATGCAACCCATCTGCTATAACACTACAATATATTTCTGGTGTATCAAAAATAGCACCAATAACACCAGGTTCACGAGCAATTAACGGAGGCATAGCATTAAATAAATGAGTTCCAAAACTAACACCACATAAAAAACTAAATCGTGTTTGCTGATAAGTAGCGTTAGAATGTCCAATTGCAATACAAATCCCAGATTTATGTAACTTCTTCACAAACGTCATCTTTAATTGTTCAGGAGCAAGAGTTATCTTTTTAATAACATCACTATTATCACACAAATAATTTACCATTTCTTCTGTTGGCAAACGAATTAATACGGGGTTATGTATACCTCGCCTTCTAACATTTATAAACGGACCTTCTAAATGCAACCCTAAAGCTTGATTTTTATTATGAGACAAAAACCCACGCATAACCTTAACAGCTCTTCTAATCAAAACATCACTACTAGTAATTAATGTTGGAAGAAAGCTAGTACAACCTGAAAACTCATTGGTTATTTGCATTGTTTTCAGCGTGCATATTGATAT
This region of Candidatus Blochmannia vicinus genomic DNA includes:
- the nagA gene encoding N-acetylglucosamine-6-phosphate deacetylase; this encodes MYALINSKIYTGKEILNDHALVVSKGIIRTICSISELPKNIDIHDLSGSILTPGFIDLQVNGCGGIQFNDYINAISICTLKTMQITNEFSGCTSFLPTLITSSDVLIRRAVKVMRGFLSHNKNQALGLHLEGPFINVRRRGIHNPVLIRLPTEEMVNYLCDNSDVIKKITLAPEQLKMTFVKKLHKSGICIAIGHSNATYQQTRFSFLCGVSFGTHLFNAMPPLIAREPGVIGAIFDTPEIYCSVIADGLHVHWASIRYAKKIKGDRLILVTDATSPAGTSKVKSNFIFSNKTIYHHNNMCVDSRGVLSGSTLTMIRAIKNSVEYIGIPLDEALRMATLYPAKAIRVDHYLGSLEINKIANLTVFNQDYKIQKTIVNGKIVNM